A genomic segment from bacterium encodes:
- a CDS encoding ATP-binding cassette domain-containing protein has translation MIEVANLSKRYGDLTAVTNVTFTAEPGEILGFLGPNGAGKTTTLRIITGYMPATSGSVRVCGFDVFEQSDEVRRRIGYLPENPPLYNEMTVVPYLRFVAKLRGMSRVDIETGLDRVLDACGLRNVTGRLLGHLSKGYRQRVGLAQALIHDPEVLILDEPTNGLDPGQIRDMLGFIRGLGAKHTIMLSTHILSQVLSACQKVVIINEGRVVVEEQLATLTQGRTLEDVYTQVIARGAHEEPAA, from the coding sequence ATGATCGAAGTCGCAAACCTGAGCAAACGGTACGGCGACCTCACGGCCGTCACGAACGTCACGTTCACGGCGGAGCCCGGCGAGATACTGGGCTTCCTCGGTCCCAACGGGGCCGGGAAGACCACCACGCTGCGGATCATCACCGGCTACATGCCGGCGACGTCCGGCTCGGTCCGCGTCTGCGGCTTCGACGTGTTCGAGCAGTCGGACGAGGTGCGGCGACGCATCGGCTACCTGCCCGAGAACCCGCCACTCTACAACGAGATGACGGTCGTCCCGTACCTGCGCTTCGTCGCCAAGCTGCGGGGCATGAGCCGCGTCGACATCGAAACGGGGCTCGACCGCGTGCTCGACGCCTGCGGCCTCCGCAACGTCACCGGTCGCCTCCTCGGCCACCTGTCGAAGGGCTACCGGCAGCGCGTCGGCCTGGCGCAGGCGCTGATCCACGACCCCGAAGTGCTGATCCTCGACGAGCCGACCAACGGTCTCGACCCGGGGCAGATCCGCGACATGCTCGGCTTCATCCGCGGCCTCGGCGCCAAACACACCATCATGTTGTCGACGCACATCCTCTCGCAGGTCCTGAGCGCCTGCCAGAAGGTCGTCATCATCAACGAGGGCCGCGTGGTCGTCGAAGAGCAGCTGGCGACGCTCACCCAGGGCCGCACCCTCGAGGACGTCTACACGCAGGTGATCGCCCGCGGCGCCCACGAGGAGCCCGCCGCCTGA
- a CDS encoding right-handed parallel beta-helix repeat-containing protein produces the protein MVMPFARLLLGVVLLSSHARAATVAVPGDYPTVQAALAGALDGSVIQLADGHYAEALGIDNCDRALTLRGNLDDPSRVVVDATGKGDAALRVTGCGADFVVEGLTFTGGTGLHGNGGGLFIAHSQAVFRRCRFTGNHAGGDGGAIYALSAGGVFEDCEFTANTAGRLGGAILLHGDVTAPSTTLFSRCTISGNAAGVTEPSWGWGGGVYMDNSSPTFVGCTISDNHGHFAGGGAAVVGMAGSTTEPIFRDTLLTGNVVSPAPPANEGQGGGLHIERDARVTLDRVVVRGNHANSGGGLSTYLATYDIVDSVIADNVAEMNLPLGAGGWGGGVFAISVIVPELHWHLGASVTLTRSVIRGNLATWAGGMLVQGDFGGMTTNRAALTMRRSIVADNTALDYGGGVLLDRADAVVEETLVLANRTQTSWGAGMLGVGSASMRITDSVFAGNHAAGIGGGVMLAAGSYLELDRARFLGNLADHTAGGSAIGVTDQAGPTTAQSAGWVRNSYFHQDVGASEIFEASCNPASASRITYDDNRFTTSDVVYGRNCHPDARTPTAFDAVPGKASGSTSGGTSFTAFRAAPTTISSGQPSTLAWAMTSTENRSIGEGVGAVATPFGIANVSPAITTTYELKERTSTLAAATVTVTCATLGTAIAASPTNGDTRITPAGPVLTWYAASGASSYDIYFDSAGTATTRVASGLTGTSFAPGRLERGTRYHWRVVAQSPACEAPSTSPVFTFTTCSSDSCDFEDDFGDGDASDWVRRGKGSATVTDGRLILTGRPQIRVLAPVPPQADGTFSVTLELLAGRQVRLLTGVADASHYRELVIKKSGRWKLRERSGRRRRTIGSARRPLAGVTTVTISTSGKTVAVTVDGASLLTGETAKAATGQLGIQAIRSTVAVDDVRIGTGG, from the coding sequence TTGGTGATGCCCTTCGCGCGACTGCTCCTCGGCGTGGTGCTGCTCTCGAGCCACGCCCGAGCGGCCACGGTAGCGGTGCCCGGCGACTATCCCACCGTCCAGGCCGCCCTGGCCGGCGCTCTCGACGGCTCGGTGATCCAGCTGGCGGACGGCCACTACGCCGAGGCGCTCGGCATCGACAACTGCGATCGCGCGCTCACGCTGCGTGGCAACCTCGACGACCCGAGTCGGGTCGTCGTCGATGCCACCGGCAAGGGCGACGCCGCCCTTCGCGTCACGGGCTGCGGTGCCGACTTCGTGGTCGAAGGGCTGACGTTCACCGGGGGTACCGGACTCCACGGGAACGGCGGCGGGCTGTTCATCGCCCATTCCCAGGCCGTCTTCCGACGCTGCCGGTTCACCGGGAACCATGCCGGCGGCGACGGGGGCGCCATCTACGCCCTCAGCGCGGGCGGCGTCTTCGAAGACTGCGAGTTCACCGCCAACACCGCGGGCCGGCTCGGCGGCGCCATCCTCCTGCACGGCGACGTGACGGCGCCGTCGACGACGCTCTTCTCGCGCTGCACCATCTCCGGGAACGCAGCGGGCGTCACAGAGCCCTCGTGGGGTTGGGGCGGCGGCGTCTACATGGACAACTCGTCCCCGACGTTCGTCGGCTGTACGATCAGCGACAACCACGGCCACTTCGCCGGCGGCGGCGCCGCGGTCGTCGGGATGGCGGGCAGCACCACCGAGCCCATCTTCCGGGACACCCTGCTCACGGGCAACGTCGTGTCTCCCGCTCCCCCGGCGAACGAGGGCCAAGGCGGCGGTCTGCACATCGAGCGCGACGCGCGGGTCACGCTCGATCGCGTCGTCGTCCGCGGCAACCACGCGAACTCCGGCGGCGGCCTCAGCACCTACCTGGCGACCTACGACATCGTCGACTCGGTGATCGCCGACAACGTCGCCGAGATGAACCTCCCCCTCGGGGCGGGCGGCTGGGGCGGAGGCGTGTTCGCGATCTCCGTCATCGTGCCCGAGCTCCACTGGCACCTCGGCGCCAGCGTCACGCTCACGCGCAGCGTGATCCGCGGCAACCTGGCGACGTGGGCAGGCGGGATGCTGGTGCAGGGCGACTTCGGCGGCATGACGACGAATCGCGCCGCGCTGACGATGCGCAGGTCGATCGTCGCGGACAACACGGCGCTCGACTACGGCGGCGGCGTGCTCCTCGATCGTGCCGACGCGGTCGTCGAGGAGACCCTCGTCCTCGCGAACCGGACGCAGACGTCCTGGGGCGCGGGCATGCTCGGCGTCGGCAGCGCGTCGATGCGCATCACGGACAGCGTGTTCGCGGGCAACCACGCCGCCGGGATCGGCGGCGGGGTGATGCTCGCCGCGGGCTCGTACCTCGAGCTGGACCGTGCCCGCTTCCTCGGCAACCTCGCGGACCACACCGCCGGCGGCAGTGCGATCGGCGTGACCGACCAGGCCGGCCCCACGACGGCGCAATCCGCCGGCTGGGTGCGCAACTCCTACTTCCATCAGGACGTCGGCGCGTCGGAGATCTTCGAGGCGAGCTGCAATCCCGCCTCCGCGAGCCGCATCACCTACGACGACAACCGATTCACGACGAGTGACGTGGTCTACGGCCGCAATTGCCACCCCGACGCGAGGACGCCGACGGCCTTCGACGCCGTCCCCGGAAAGGCGTCGGGCAGCACCAGCGGCGGCACCAGCTTCACCGCGTTCCGCGCGGCCCCGACGACCATCTCGTCGGGCCAGCCGAGCACGCTCGCCTGGGCGATGACGTCCACCGAGAACCGTTCCATCGGCGAGGGCGTGGGAGCCGTGGCCACCCCATTCGGCATCGCCAACGTGAGCCCCGCCATCACGACGACGTACGAGCTGAAGGAGCGGACCTCGACCCTCGCCGCGGCGACGGTGACGGTCACGTGTGCCACCTTGGGTACCGCGATCGCGGCCTCGCCCACGAACGGCGACACGCGCATCACGCCCGCTGGTCCCGTCCTCACCTGGTACGCCGCGAGCGGCGCGAGCTCGTACGACATCTACTTCGATTCCGCCGGCACGGCGACGACGCGCGTCGCCTCGGGGCTCACCGGCACGTCCTTCGCCCCCGGAAGGCTCGAGCGCGGCACGAGGTACCACTGGCGGGTGGTCGCGCAGAGCCCGGCATGCGAAGCCCCCAGCACCAGCCCGGTCTTCACGTTCACGACGTGCTCCAGCGACTCGTGCGATTTCGAGGACGACTTCGGCGACGGCGACGCGAGCGACTGGGTCCGGCGCGGCAAGGGATCGGCGACGGTGACCGACGGACGCCTGATCCTCACCGGCCGGCCGCAGATCCGTGTCCTCGCGCCGGTCCCGCCGCAGGCCGACGGCACGTTCAGCGTCACGCTCGAGCTGCTCGCCGGCCGACAGGTTCGCCTGCTCACCGGCGTCGCGGACGCGTCGCACTACCGCGAGCTCGTCATCAAGAAGAGCGGACGCTGGAAGCTGCGCGAGCGCAGCGGCCGGCGGCGCCGAACGATCGGCTCCGCCCGCAGACCCCTCGCCGGGGTCACGACGGTCACGATCAGCACGAGCGGGAAGACCGTCGCGGTGACGGTCGACGGCGCGAGCCTCCTCACCGGCGAGACGGCGAAGGCCGCGACCGGACAGCTCGGCATCCAGGCGATCCGGAGCACGGTCGCGGTCGACGACGTCCGGATCGGTACCGGCGGCTGA
- a CDS encoding DUF4340 domain-containing protein: MAPEIGVKLGRIAVLALLVVALGIYVWRVELPKAEQEAEGTRLVDVQEDAIDKIDLTFPDRHIVLAKQDGHWRLEQPLDAPADESAVKGLLTALTTAKVSKTLDGETGNLAVFGLDTGTPTVVLTVGKDATAPIQVGKGTQIGGKVYVRRGDGPVMLVASPLKVGLDKQVKDLRDKQIMSFTDDQVERIDVTPADGPPSALVRKDRDAWVVEPGDHVADPTEVRTYLASLRSARAVDFPADVDTAQAGLDTPRLTVTATLKDGAPAQTLLLGGEHTDGSAKQTYVKRADQPTIYALGEWSWRALAKDAAQFRDKTLLGFAPERVGRVTIERKTGIGATLTRTPTGWSVEGGDATAPVRGGAITRLLDDLRDLRGSAIVAEPPGDLGPFGLDAPDLRFTLVDTAGKSLGTVLLARVGEEHYGMREGGPTVFAVRDYMYTRLDKQAADFRGPETVAPAPEGAGLPPGMAIPGLGVPGADDEDPDAE; this comes from the coding sequence GTGGCGCCGGAGATCGGCGTGAAGCTCGGGCGCATCGCCGTCCTCGCCCTGCTCGTCGTCGCGCTCGGCATCTACGTGTGGCGCGTCGAGCTGCCGAAGGCCGAGCAGGAAGCCGAAGGAACCAGGCTGGTCGACGTCCAGGAAGACGCGATCGACAAGATCGACCTCACCTTCCCCGACCGTCACATCGTCCTCGCCAAGCAGGACGGCCACTGGCGGCTCGAGCAGCCGCTCGACGCGCCCGCCGATGAGAGCGCCGTGAAGGGCCTGCTCACCGCCCTCACGACCGCGAAGGTGTCGAAGACGCTCGACGGTGAGACCGGTAACCTCGCGGTGTTCGGCCTCGACACCGGCACCCCGACCGTCGTGCTCACCGTGGGCAAGGATGCGACCGCGCCGATCCAGGTCGGCAAGGGCACGCAGATCGGCGGCAAGGTCTACGTCCGCCGCGGCGACGGCCCGGTCATGCTCGTGGCGTCGCCGCTGAAGGTCGGGCTCGACAAGCAGGTGAAGGACCTGCGCGACAAGCAGATCATGTCCTTCACCGACGATCAGGTGGAGCGCATCGACGTCACGCCGGCCGACGGCCCGCCGAGCGCCCTCGTACGCAAGGATCGCGACGCCTGGGTCGTCGAGCCCGGCGACCACGTCGCCGACCCCACCGAGGTGCGCACCTACCTCGCCTCGCTGCGCTCCGCCCGCGCCGTCGACTTCCCCGCCGACGTCGACACGGCCCAGGCCGGGCTCGACACGCCGCGCCTCACCGTCACCGCGACGCTGAAAGACGGCGCGCCGGCACAGACGCTGCTGCTCGGCGGCGAGCACACGGACGGCAGCGCCAAGCAGACGTACGTGAAGCGCGCCGACCAGCCGACCATCTACGCGCTCGGCGAGTGGTCCTGGCGGGCGCTCGCGAAGGACGCCGCCCAGTTCCGCGACAAGACGCTCCTCGGCTTCGCCCCCGAGCGCGTGGGCCGCGTCACCATCGAGCGCAAGACGGGGATCGGCGCGACGCTGACCCGCACGCCCACCGGGTGGTCGGTCGAGGGCGGCGATGCGACGGCGCCGGTCCGGGGGGGCGCGATCACGCGCCTGCTCGACGACCTCCGCGACCTCCGCGGCTCCGCCATCGTCGCCGAGCCGCCCGGCGACCTCGGACCCTTCGGTCTCGATGCCCCGGACCTGCGCTTCACGCTCGTCGACACGGCTGGGAAGAGCCTCGGCACCGTGCTGCTGGCGCGCGTCGGCGAGGAGCACTACGGCATGCGCGAGGGCGGCCCTACCGTGTTCGCGGTGCGCGACTACATGTACACGCGCCTCGACAAGCAGGCGGCCGACTTCCGCGGCCCGGAGACCGTGGCGCCCGCCCCCGAGGGCGCCGGCCTCCCGCCCGGCATGGCGATCCCCGGCCTCGGCGTCCCGGGCGCCGACGACGAAGACCCCGACGCCGAGTAG
- a CDS encoding MBOAT family protein produces the protein MVFASPVFLFLFLPLLLVLHAGTPHAWRNGLLLAASLFFYAWGEIRFLWVMLLSIVANYGFGLAMARRPDSRALFVVATGANLLLLAAFKYADFLVANVNRLGALAGLPVLPMPHVHLPIGISFFTFHSLSYLWDVRLGKVPAQRRLVDFALYIALFPQLIAGPIIRYHYLAPQLAARTLDVDGAAEGIRRFVVGLAKKMLIANVVAVPVDAIYALPPGEITAALAWFGAACYMLQIYFDFSGYSDMAIGLARLFGFVFPENFAYPYVATSITDFWRRWHITLSTWFRDYLYVPLGGNRTGAARTYRNLATVFFLCGLWHGASWTFVVWGLYHGAFLILERTPFGRLLQRTPRVVQHAYASLVVLVGWVFFRADSWPQAAAMLRAMVGLGAAESVQFHVALYADHLVLLAMAAGIVAATPLAPAARASLARLKERAPQHALVGEFVGFAAVAGLFLLAAARLAAGTYNPFIYFRF, from the coding sequence ATGGTCTTCGCGTCACCGGTGTTTCTGTTCCTGTTCCTGCCGCTGCTCCTGGTTCTCCACGCTGGGACGCCGCACGCCTGGCGAAACGGCCTGCTCCTCGCTGCCAGTCTATTCTTCTATGCCTGGGGGGAGATCCGTTTCCTCTGGGTGATGCTGCTCTCGATCGTCGCCAACTACGGCTTCGGCCTGGCCATGGCACGGCGCCCGGACAGCCGCGCGCTCTTCGTCGTCGCGACCGGTGCGAACCTCCTCTTGCTCGCGGCCTTCAAGTACGCCGACTTCCTCGTCGCGAACGTGAACCGGCTCGGCGCCCTGGCCGGCCTGCCCGTGCTCCCGATGCCGCACGTACACCTGCCCATCGGCATCTCGTTCTTCACCTTCCACAGCCTCTCGTACCTGTGGGACGTGCGCCTCGGGAAGGTCCCGGCCCAGCGACGGCTCGTCGACTTCGCGCTCTACATCGCGCTCTTCCCGCAGCTCATCGCCGGGCCGATCATTCGCTACCACTACCTGGCGCCGCAGCTCGCCGCGCGCACCCTCGACGTCGACGGAGCCGCGGAAGGCATTCGGCGCTTCGTCGTCGGGCTGGCGAAGAAGATGCTGATCGCCAACGTCGTCGCGGTGCCGGTCGACGCCATCTACGCGCTTCCGCCCGGCGAGATCACGGCGGCGCTCGCCTGGTTCGGGGCAGCCTGCTACATGCTGCAAATCTACTTCGATTTCTCCGGCTACTCGGACATGGCCATCGGCCTCGCGCGCCTGTTCGGCTTCGTCTTCCCGGAGAACTTCGCCTATCCGTACGTGGCCACGTCCATCACCGACTTCTGGCGCCGCTGGCACATCACGCTCTCCACCTGGTTCCGCGACTACCTCTACGTTCCGCTCGGCGGGAACCGCACCGGCGCCGCACGCACGTACCGCAACCTGGCGACCGTCTTCTTCCTCTGCGGGCTCTGGCACGGGGCGAGCTGGACGTTCGTGGTGTGGGGCCTCTACCACGGCGCGTTCCTGATCCTAGAGCGCACCCCGTTCGGGCGCCTGCTCCAGCGCACCCCGCGCGTCGTGCAGCACGCCTATGCCTCGCTCGTCGTCCTCGTCGGCTGGGTGTTCTTCCGTGCCGACTCCTGGCCGCAGGCCGCGGCGATGCTCCGCGCGATGGTCGGCCTGGGCGCCGCCGAGAGCGTCCAGTTCCACGTCGCCCTCTACGCCGACCACCTCGTGCTCCTGGCCATGGCCGCGGGCATCGTCGCCGCGACGCCGCTCGCCCCCGCCGCGCGGGCGTCGCTCGCGCGCCTGAAGGAGCGCGCGCCGCAGCATGCGTTGGTCGGCGAGTTCGTCGGCTTCGCCGCGGTCGCCGGCCTCTTCCTCCTCGCCGCCGCACGCCTCGCGGCAGGGACCTACAACCCCTTCATCTACTTCCGCTTCTGA
- a CDS encoding GldG family protein, whose product MGRSASLLGLLGLLLLAFGLLGAMFVAAPFQDGYVLLNLILGAAFMIAYLAFGFEGFKSAVGQRSTKYGASAAIYSLLFVALIGILNYFGTRYHVRRDFTEAGVYTLSPQAKKVTEALDEPLRMTAFVEGGIEPQLRSLLDNYHDANPSKVETSLVDPDKEPALVEQMKITTVPSVALQYGKESFVVTQPSEETITNGIIRVARSTKKVVYFTEGFGEAPIDAPDDPKGFSSAKLALEQENYEVKSLLLPSVEQIPDDASVVVMAGPTRTLTPAAVAAVDAYLRRGGRLLAMLGPRANDPELYALLDRWGAKVGSDIVVDTEVRLFEGPRLGVVPLSRTYGQHPITQSFRDFTVFPQTCTVEPVEGKPGLTATSLVKTSDASWAETNVAGVFEQGVAALDADDRKGPLSIGVAVDAKPKDMGLEPPATADESRLVVFGTRGFADNQQLVQSRLNADLFLNSVGWLVGQEELVSIRSKTVRASRADITPAQAAQIFYLSVLIIPELLIALGIWVWWRRRSA is encoded by the coding sequence ATGGGACGCTCTGCCTCGCTGCTGGGCCTCCTCGGGCTCCTGCTGCTCGCCTTCGGCCTCCTCGGCGCCATGTTCGTGGCGGCGCCGTTCCAGGACGGCTACGTCCTCCTGAACCTCATCCTCGGCGCCGCCTTCATGATCGCCTACCTCGCCTTCGGATTCGAGGGCTTCAAGTCGGCGGTCGGCCAGCGTTCCACGAAGTACGGCGCGAGCGCAGCCATCTACTCGCTGCTCTTCGTCGCGCTGATCGGCATCCTCAACTACTTCGGCACGCGCTACCACGTCCGCCGGGACTTCACGGAGGCCGGCGTCTACACCCTCTCGCCGCAGGCGAAGAAGGTGACCGAGGCGCTCGACGAGCCGCTGCGGATGACCGCCTTCGTGGAGGGCGGCATCGAGCCGCAGCTGCGCTCCCTGCTCGACAACTACCACGACGCCAATCCGTCCAAGGTCGAGACCTCCCTGGTCGATCCCGACAAGGAGCCGGCCCTCGTCGAGCAGATGAAGATCACGACCGTGCCGAGCGTGGCCCTCCAGTACGGCAAGGAGAGCTTCGTCGTCACCCAGCCGTCCGAAGAGACGATCACCAACGGCATCATCCGGGTGGCGCGCAGCACCAAGAAGGTCGTCTACTTCACCGAGGGCTTCGGTGAGGCCCCGATCGATGCCCCCGACGACCCGAAGGGCTTCTCGTCCGCGAAGCTGGCGCTCGAGCAGGAGAACTACGAGGTGAAGAGCCTCCTCCTGCCCTCCGTGGAGCAGATCCCCGACGACGCCAGCGTCGTCGTCATGGCCGGACCGACGCGCACGCTCACGCCCGCCGCCGTGGCCGCGGTCGACGCCTACCTCCGCCGCGGCGGCCGGCTGCTGGCGATGCTCGGTCCGCGCGCGAACGACCCGGAGCTCTACGCGCTGCTCGACCGCTGGGGCGCCAAGGTCGGCAGCGACATCGTCGTCGACACCGAGGTACGCCTGTTCGAGGGCCCGCGGCTCGGCGTCGTGCCGCTCAGCCGGACCTACGGCCAGCACCCGATCACCCAGAGCTTCCGTGACTTCACGGTCTTCCCGCAGACGTGCACGGTGGAGCCGGTCGAGGGCAAGCCGGGCCTCACCGCCACCAGCCTGGTCAAGACCAGCGATGCCAGCTGGGCCGAGACGAACGTCGCGGGTGTGTTCGAGCAGGGCGTCGCCGCGCTCGACGCCGATGACCGCAAGGGCCCGCTCTCGATCGGCGTCGCCGTCGATGCCAAGCCGAAGGACATGGGACTCGAGCCGCCGGCGACGGCCGACGAGTCCCGCCTGGTCGTCTTCGGGACGCGCGGCTTCGCCGACAACCAGCAGCTGGTGCAGTCGCGCCTCAACGCCGATCTCTTCCTCAACTCCGTCGGCTGGCTCGTCGGGCAGGAGGAGCTCGTCTCCATCCGCAGCAAGACGGTCCGCGCGTCGCGCGCCGACATCACCCCGGCGCAGGCGGCGCAGATATTCTACCTCTCCGTCCTCATCATCCCGGAGCTGCTGATCGCCCTCGGCATCTGGGTGTGGTGGCGCCGGAGATCGGCGTGA
- a CDS encoding ABC transporter permease subunit: protein MRNAFTIAGREVRSYFSSPTAYVLLAAFLALAGYFFWALLSAFNQALQIYSMMRQPEMLERFNLNEMVLRPMLHNMSVLLIFIVPALTMRMFPEEKRAGTYELLLTAPVKVGEIVLGKFLGGLVLVVLMIGLSGFFGLLLMAYGNPEVPMMLIGYLGLFLVAVAFLAIGTLVSSFTDNVVVAYVGTLFALMVLYTIGWVGESVSGPWASIIKYVSVTEHFTEISKGVLDSKDIVYFTTLLLVSLFLTYRSVESVRWR from the coding sequence ATGCGCAACGCCTTCACGATCGCCGGACGCGAGGTGCGCTCGTACTTCTCCTCGCCCACCGCCTACGTGCTGCTGGCGGCGTTCCTGGCGCTCGCAGGCTACTTCTTCTGGGCCCTGCTGAGCGCGTTCAACCAGGCGCTGCAGATCTACAGCATGATGCGCCAACCGGAGATGCTCGAGCGCTTCAACTTGAACGAGATGGTGCTCCGCCCGATGCTGCACAACATGTCGGTGCTGCTCATCTTCATCGTTCCGGCGCTGACGATGCGCATGTTCCCCGAGGAGAAGCGCGCCGGCACCTACGAGCTGCTGCTGACGGCACCCGTGAAGGTCGGCGAGATCGTCCTCGGCAAGTTCCTCGGCGGCCTCGTGCTGGTCGTCCTCATGATCGGGCTCTCGGGCTTCTTCGGCCTCCTGCTGATGGCGTACGGCAATCCCGAGGTCCCGATGATGCTGATCGGCTACCTGGGGCTCTTCCTGGTCGCCGTCGCCTTCCTGGCGATCGGCACGCTGGTCTCGTCGTTCACCGACAACGTGGTGGTGGCCTACGTCGGCACCCTGTTCGCCCTGATGGTGCTCTACACGATCGGATGGGTGGGCGAGTCGGTGTCGGGCCCGTGGGCATCGATCATCAAGTACGTCTCGGTCACCGAGCACTTCACGGAGATCTCGAAGGGCGTCCTCGACTCGAAGGACATCGTCTACTTCACGACACTCCTCCTCGTCTCCCTCTTCCTCACCTACCGCTCGGTGGAATCGGTCCGCTGGAGATAG